The following proteins are co-located in the Nerophis ophidion isolate RoL-2023_Sa linkage group LG04, RoL_Noph_v1.0, whole genome shotgun sequence genome:
- the LOC133550454 gene encoding uncharacterized protein LOC133550454 — translation MPSTIDDIFTEDFFIVDDISQPFSKDLDSNNTFTQYQDIYIDSSHPQYIINCQDQPPITLAPPPMVQAPPTSQPITRPTPTTPDFETDLEKYSSAWMDEWYRRVLIELELEGKFLAAQNNPLLVQTNGVESTLLLTSHHPPLGSIADHKEVVWNPPLGGWAGTSSCVAEVAQLRPTQPKRPARLPPPVRSPSASPTRRRSRSPSPSPSPCSSHSLNGSPSPGPSYVPSCSLDRSPCPNSPRGLSPHSNPSPCPNSCPSPSVTVSPSLCPSPCPSTSMIVSPSPCPRLTSSPSSCPIPGSTVSPGPCPSPYKSTSLIVSPGPHTSPCPSPSVSLNPHSSPSPPLSQSLSAPRLKPTPAPRLKPTPAPRLKPTPAPRLKPTPAPRLKPTPAPRLEPTPAPRPASAPDPLPASAPDPLPASAPDPLPASAPDTI, via the coding sequence ATGCCTTCCACCATTGATGATATTTTCAccgaagatttttttattgtggacgatatatctcagccattttccaaagacttggacagtaataatactttcacacagtatcaggacatttatattgattctagtcaccctcagtatattattaattgtcaagatcagcctcccattactttggccccacCCCCTATGGTTCAAGCCCCGCCCACCTCTCAGCCTATTACACGTCCTACCCCCACGacacctgattttgaaactgactTAGAAAAATATAGTtctgcctggatggacgagtggtacaggagagttttgattgaactggagctggaggggaaatttcttgctgctcagaacaatcctctcctcgtacagactaatggggtggagtctaCCCTCCTCCTGACCTCCCACCACCCACCCTTAGGGTCAATCGCTGACCATAAGGAGGTCGTCTGGAATCCGCCTCTTGGGGGATGGGCTGGTACTAgcagctgtgttgcggaggtagcacagctgcgaCCCACTCAGCCGAAACGACCAGCTAGACTTCCTCCACCTGTGCGCAGTCCAAGTGCTAGTCCAACTCGTAGAcggagtcgtagtccgagtcctagtccaagtccttgttcaagtcattctcttaatggtagtccaagtcccggtcccagttacgtaccttcgtgtagtcttgatcgtagtccttgtcctaattcccctcgtggtcttagtcctcacagtaaccctagtccttgcccaaattcttgtccgagccccagtgtcactgtaagtcctagtctttgtccaagtccttgcccgagcaccagtatgattgtaagtcccagtccttgccctaggttgacctcaagtcctagttcctgcccaatccctggttcgactgtaagtcctggtccttgcccaagtccttataaaagcactagtttgattgtaagtcctggtcctcacacaagtccttgcccaagtcctagtgttagtctaaaTCCTCATAGTAGTCCTAGTCCACCTCTCAGCCAGTCTCttagtgctcctcggctgaagccgactcctgctcctcggctgaagccgactcctgctcctcggctgaagccgactcctgctcctcggctgaagccgactcctgctcctcggctgaagccgactcctgctcctcggctggagccgactcctgctccgcggccggcctctgcacctgatccgctgccggcctctgcacctgatccgctgccggcctctgcacctgatccgctgccggcctctgcacctga